ATGTTTTCCCCTTCATCCGTGAAACTGCTTCCCAGACGATGCAGGGGACGAAAATCAAGATCCGCTTCCTGAACGGATTCCAAAGCCGCTTCACGGGATTGGGACCAAACCAAAAACAGCGTACTGCCCGGTTGGAATTCCCAGCGAAGGACGGTATTGCCCCGTAGGGATCGCCGATGGAAATCGCGGTTTTCCTTCAGTGAATATGGCTTGAACTGATACGACTTCGGTTCGACTAATTCTTTGAAGTTTGTGTAATCGCCGATGGTAATGAAGGGTTGCACGTAGAATTGAAGGCTCAACGTCGGCGTAAAACTAATATCTGC
This DNA window, taken from Candidatus Poribacteria bacterium, encodes the following:
- a CDS encoding DUF5916 domain-containing protein: LATTASQMGGNLRVGLEDNYIYGELKSRTLDFTTRADISFTPTLSLQFYVQPFITIGDYTNFKELVEPKSYQFKPYSLKENRDFHRRSLRGNTVLRWEFQPGSTLFLVWSQSREAALESVQEADLDFRPLHRLGSSFTDEGENIFLIKCRYWFGV